The following are encoded in a window of Candidatus Moraniibacteriota bacterium genomic DNA:
- a CDS encoding NAD(P)H-dependent oxidoreductase, with product MKKIVVFMAHPRKESFCHALCNSYVQGAKDAGNEVRTIELRDLSSLENFLRCEYKEKIELPEDLKNIQSLISWADYLVFVYPIWWATPPALLKVFFESVFQSGFAFSYKKSKGIIPRWDKLLKGKTAQLFTTMDSPSWYYWWFVGDPSYKMMKGTLGFCGIQPIYKNYFGSVLSASSKKKELWLQKVYLIGLNK from the coding sequence ATGAAAAAAATAGTTGTTTTCATGGCTCATCCTAGAAAAGAGAGTTTCTGCCATGCTCTTTGTAATTCTTATGTGCAGGGAGCAAAAGATGCTGGTAATGAAGTAAGAACTATTGAATTAAGAGATCTTTCTTCTCTTGAAAATTTTTTGAGATGTGAATATAAAGAAAAAATTGAACTTCCTGAAGACCTTAAAAATATTCAATCTCTTATTTCTTGGGCGGATTATTTAGTTTTTGTTTACCCAATTTGGTGGGCTACACCTCCAGCATTACTTAAAGTTTTTTTTGAATCTGTTTTTCAATCAGGATTTGCTTTCTCGTACAAAAAATCTAAAGGAATAATTCCAAGATGGGATAAACTTTTGAAAGGGAAAACAGCTCAACTTTTTACTACTATGGATTCTCCTTCTTGGTATTATTGGTGGTTTGTTGGAGATCCTAGTTATAAAATGATGAAAGGAACTTTAGGTTTTTGTGGAATACAACCGATTTATAAAAATTATTTTGGATCTGTTCTTTCTGCTTCTTCTAAAAAGAAAGAATTGTGGTTACAAAAAGTTTATTTAATAGGTTTAAATAAGTAA
- the eno gene encoding phosphopyruvate hydratase — translation MASIKKIHAREILDSRGNPTVEVEVSLEDGTVVIAGVPSGASTGEREAVELRDEDQHRYGGRGVLKAVSHVNDILSQKLIGKDAGNQEEIDQIMIDLDGTSNKANLGANAILGVSMGVARAEALSRKQELFQYLGGDEAVLLPTPCFNSINGGAHADNKLDFQEFKFNPVGAESFSHALRMGSETYQVLKSLLKERGYTTGVGDEGGFAPDLPSNEAAVEIMVESIEKAGYIPGKDIAIGLDPAVSELWRDGEYEFWKSTKEKKSSLQMIEMWERWIRDYPIVSIEDALGEKDWEGWKEITKRLGNSIQLVGDDLFCTNPEIITQGINDGVANAVLIKVNQIGTLTETFRAIEIAKKSGYSVYISHRSGETVDDFIADLAVATGAGQIKSGATCRGERLSKYNRLFRIEELLGNRAIYAGRKNFDR, via the coding sequence ATGGCTAGTATAAAAAAAATTCATGCAAGAGAAATTCTTGATTCACGAGGAAATCCTACCGTTGAAGTAGAGGTTTCTCTTGAAGATGGGACGGTAGTGATTGCAGGAGTGCCGTCTGGAGCTTCAACAGGAGAACGTGAAGCAGTAGAACTCCGAGATGAGGATCAGCATCGCTATGGAGGAAGGGGTGTTCTTAAGGCAGTTTCTCATGTAAATGATATTCTCTCGCAGAAGCTCATAGGAAAAGATGCAGGAAATCAGGAGGAAATTGATCAGATAATGATTGATTTGGATGGAACTTCCAATAAAGCAAATCTTGGAGCTAATGCTATCCTCGGTGTTTCTATGGGAGTGGCTCGTGCAGAAGCATTGTCTCGAAAACAGGAGCTTTTTCAATATCTTGGTGGAGATGAAGCAGTTCTCCTCCCTACACCATGTTTTAATAGTATTAATGGCGGAGCTCATGCTGATAATAAACTTGATTTTCAAGAATTTAAATTTAATCCTGTAGGAGCAGAAAGTTTTTCTCACGCATTGAGAATGGGAAGTGAAACTTACCAAGTTCTAAAATCTTTACTTAAAGAACGTGGCTATACTACCGGAGTTGGAGATGAGGGTGGCTTTGCTCCAGATCTTCCCTCCAATGAAGCAGCTGTGGAAATTATGGTGGAATCGATTGAAAAGGCGGGATATATTCCAGGAAAAGACATTGCTATTGGACTTGATCCTGCAGTGAGTGAATTATGGAGAGATGGGGAATATGAATTTTGGAAATCCACAAAAGAAAAAAAATCCTCATTACAAATGATTGAAATGTGGGAGCGATGGATTCGCGACTACCCAATTGTTTCTATTGAAGATGCTCTCGGAGAAAAAGATTGGGAAGGCTGGAAGGAAATTACCAAACGATTGGGAAATAGTATTCAGCTTGTGGGAGATGATCTTTTTTGCACGAACCCAGAAATAATTACACAGGGAATTAACGATGGAGTTGCTAATGCAGTGCTTATAAAGGTAAATCAAATCGGAACACTGACGGAAACTTTTAGAGCTATTGAAATAGCTAAAAAATCTGGATATTCGGTATATATAAGTCATAGAAGCGGAGAAACGGTAGATGATTTTATTGCCGACCTTGCTGTTGCTACTGGAGCAGGACAGATTAAAAGTGGAGCAACTTGTCGAGGTGAACGTCTTTCAAAATATAATCGTCTTTTTCGTATTGAGGAATTATTAGGAAATCGTGCTATTTACGCGGGAAGGAAAAATTTTGATCGCTAG
- the pgk gene encoding phosphoglycerate kinase, whose translation MNQYESVKNISVEGKNVLVRVDFNVNLKDGDVRQKYKMEAAKETIMYLLKNGARTISLLSHLGRPEGRYSESDSLAHIADDVRRILGVWIFFVGESVGDRVKEAIASAEKGNIFLLENVRFHAEEEKNDKAFSALLSEPFDIFVNDAFSVCHRAHASTVGITKHIPTYAGIYLEKEIEILSNIRKGVDSPSVAIVGGAKIETKLPLITMFSKTFDKVLVGGKVANEAIDGNIELSENVILPIDFEGDRFDIGEKTREIFCEKIKNAKTIVWNGPLGMFEDARFAKGTVEIARAIGESSAFSVIGGGESIEVLEDMKLLGAISFVSTGGGAMLEYLTGASMPGLEALLLKKN comes from the coding sequence ATGAATCAATATGAAAGTGTAAAAAATATTTCGGTTGAAGGAAAGAATGTTCTTGTTCGAGTTGACTTTAATGTTAATCTTAAAGATGGGGACGTTCGTCAAAAATATAAAATGGAAGCGGCCAAAGAGACTATCATGTATCTTTTAAAGAATGGCGCTAGAACTATTTCTCTTCTTTCTCACCTTGGTAGGCCGGAAGGGCGATATAGCGAATCTGACTCTCTTGCTCATATAGCAGATGATGTGCGAAGAATTTTGGGTGTATGGATTTTTTTTGTGGGAGAATCAGTGGGTGATCGAGTAAAAGAGGCTATTGCAAGCGCTGAAAAAGGAAATATTTTTCTTTTAGAAAATGTAAGATTTCATGCTGAAGAAGAAAAAAATGACAAAGCCTTCTCGGCATTACTTTCTGAACCATTTGATATATTTGTAAACGATGCTTTTAGTGTGTGTCATAGAGCGCATGCGTCTACCGTGGGAATAACAAAACATATTCCGACATACGCAGGTATATATCTTGAGAAAGAAATTGAAATACTTTCAAATATTCGCAAAGGAGTGGATTCTCCATCAGTTGCTATCGTGGGTGGTGCAAAAATAGAAACAAAACTTCCTCTTATTACAATGTTTTCCAAGACTTTCGATAAAGTTCTGGTAGGTGGAAAAGTCGCCAATGAAGCTATTGATGGTAATATAGAACTTTCGGAAAATGTTATTCTTCCTATAGATTTTGAGGGAGATAGATTTGACATAGGAGAGAAAACGAGAGAAATTTTTTGTGAAAAAATAAAGAACGCCAAAACTATTGTTTGGAATGGTCCTTTGGGAATGTTTGAAGATGCTCGGTTTGCAAAAGGAACTGTTGAAATTGCCCGAGCTATAGGAGAAAGCTCAGCATTTAGTGTTATTGGAGGAGGGGAATCGATTGAGGTTTTGGAAGATATGAAACTTCTTGGTGCTATTTCATTTGTTTCTACTGGAGGAGGAGCAATGTTAGAATATCTTACAGGGGCATCTATGCCTGGTTTAGAAGCTCTTTTATTGAAAAAGAATTAA
- a CDS encoding DUF4921 family protein, which translates to MEQKKELSQLRQDIVTRDWVVIATGRSKRPEDFIVRKDFVLDESLGSCPFENPEASGQKDDVLIYKKDDGDWTLRVFPNLYPAIQNIEKEIVSFEEGPYFGMSGVGNHELVVPRKHDDHFAKMGVNTIVEMIDAYQDRYLNIMNQKDVRYISIIHNHGKSAGASVYHPHSQIFAVPVVSPYVELELYGSDQHWKSTNRCVFCTVIEYEQFEKTRVVFENEHCIVIAPYASRSAFEMWILPKFHSPYFERITNAQKISLAWAFKRSLGALEKALGNPDYNLYLHTSPCDGKDYPHYHWHFEILPKTSTWAGFELSTGIEISTIEPEVAAKHLRDFV; encoded by the coding sequence ATGGAACAAAAAAAGGAGCTTTCTCAGCTTAGACAAGATATTGTAACGAGAGATTGGGTTGTTATTGCTACGGGTCGATCGAAACGACCTGAGGATTTTATAGTAAGAAAAGATTTTGTTTTGGATGAGTCTCTTGGGTCTTGTCCTTTTGAAAATCCAGAGGCGAGTGGACAAAAAGATGATGTTCTTATTTATAAAAAAGATGATGGAGATTGGACTCTTCGAGTTTTTCCTAATCTTTATCCTGCAATTCAGAATATTGAAAAAGAAATAGTTTCTTTTGAAGAGGGGCCTTATTTTGGTATGAGTGGGGTTGGAAATCATGAATTGGTCGTGCCTAGAAAACATGACGATCATTTTGCAAAGATGGGTGTGAATACCATTGTAGAAATGATAGATGCTTATCAAGATAGATATCTCAATATCATGAATCAAAAGGATGTTCGATATATAAGCATTATCCATAATCATGGTAAATCTGCGGGCGCATCGGTATATCATCCTCATTCTCAAATATTTGCAGTTCCTGTCGTTTCTCCTTATGTAGAATTGGAACTTTATGGAAGTGATCAACATTGGAAAAGTACAAATCGTTGTGTTTTTTGTACGGTTATAGAATACGAACAATTTGAAAAAACACGAGTAGTTTTTGAAAATGAACATTGTATTGTTATTGCGCCGTACGCATCAAGATCTGCTTTTGAAATGTGGATTCTTCCAAAATTTCACAGTCCTTATTTTGAACGAATAACAAATGCTCAAAAAATTTCCTTAGCATGGGCTTTCAAGAGATCTTTAGGAGCTTTGGAGAAAGCGCTTGGAAATCCTGATTATAATCTTTATCTTCACACATCTCCTTGTGATGGAAAAGATTACCCTCATTATCATTGGCATTTTGAGATTTTACCAAAAACTTCGACATGGGCTGGATTTGAACTTTCGACAGGAATAGAAATTTCTACTATCGAGCCAGAAGTTGCTGCTAAGCATTTGCGAGACTTTGTTTGA
- a CDS encoding glycosyltransferase family 2 protein, whose translation MFLSVIIPAYKEKDRLGRTLLEIEEHLSKKDFEYEIIVVIDGSPDNTAEVARNYSSQVNGLRVIENKENHGKGYVVRQGLLEAKGKYQLFMDADGSTSITHVDVFLPEIEKEKFDVVIGSRDIKGSYVAIHQPKYRELMGDMGNWLIRFTLGLWAYPDTQCGFKMITKEASREVANRMKVERFGFDFEFIVLAKKLGFGIKQMPVRWLNETGSTVSLLGPNGFVQVLIDLVKTRSRLCLGSYHLYSKNK comes from the coding sequence ATATTTCTTTCGGTTATTATTCCTGCATATAAAGAAAAAGATCGTTTAGGACGAACGCTTTTGGAAATAGAAGAACATCTTTCGAAAAAGGATTTTGAATATGAAATTATTGTAGTCATTGATGGATCACCTGATAACACCGCTGAAGTTGCTCGTAATTATAGCTCGCAAGTGAATGGTCTTCGTGTTATTGAAAATAAAGAAAATCATGGAAAAGGCTATGTTGTTCGACAGGGACTTCTTGAAGCAAAGGGGAAATACCAATTATTTATGGATGCTGACGGCTCGACATCAATAACACATGTAGATGTTTTTTTACCTGAAATTGAAAAAGAAAAATTTGATGTAGTTATAGGTTCGAGAGATATAAAAGGATCTTATGTTGCTATACATCAGCCAAAATATCGAGAATTGATGGGAGATATGGGAAATTGGCTTATTCGTTTTACATTGGGTTTGTGGGCCTATCCTGATACGCAATGTGGATTTAAAATGATCACCAAAGAAGCTTCACGAGAAGTTGCCAATCGTATGAAAGTGGAGAGATTTGGTTTTGATTTTGAATTTATTGTTTTAGCAAAAAAATTAGGATTTGGTATAAAACAAATGCCTGTTCGATGGCTTAATGAAACAGGATCTACTGTTTCCTTACTTGGACCAAATGGATTTGTACAAGTACTTATAGATTTAGTGAAAACTCGATCGAGGCTCTGTTTGGGTTCTTATCACCTGTATTCGAAAAATAAATAA
- a CDS encoding TatD family hydrolase, which produces MIDTHAHIHDEKFEDDRDEVITRARENGIESIITVGTSIEESRLAIDTAKKYKGFLYAMVASHPHEYSKLPNKETRILWKETMKTLAKESCVVAIGECGLDYHDFGKSITEEQKQSQKEGFLDHIQLALEMGKPLVVHCREAYEDAFEILREYSSKLPSLIFHCYQGDEEITKKFLSLEGNIFFSFAGNITYPVKKDAQGTKDDSHLVVNLIPLEKIIVETDCPYLSPQKFRGKRNEPAFISSTLEFLAELRGISFEELERKTQKTSQEIFSLFKV; this is translated from the coding sequence ATGATTGATACGCATGCTCATATTCATGATGAAAAATTTGAGGATGATCGAGATGAAGTAATAACTCGAGCTCGAGAAAATGGTATCGAAAGTATTATTACGGTAGGAACAAGCATTGAAGAAAGCCGATTAGCAATTGATACCGCCAAAAAATATAAAGGCTTTCTTTATGCTATGGTAGCGAGTCATCCTCATGAATACTCAAAACTTCCAAATAAAGAAACGAGGATTTTGTGGAAAGAAACGATGAAGACTTTGGCAAAAGAATCTTGTGTTGTGGCTATAGGAGAATGTGGTCTGGATTATCATGATTTTGGAAAATCAATTACAGAAGAACAAAAACAATCTCAAAAAGAAGGATTTTTGGATCATATACAACTAGCGCTAGAAATGGGGAAACCTTTAGTAGTGCATTGTCGAGAAGCTTATGAAGATGCTTTTGAAATTCTTCGAGAATACAGTTCAAAACTTCCTTCGCTTATTTTTCATTGTTATCAAGGGGATGAAGAAATAACAAAAAAATTTCTTTCTCTTGAAGGAAATATCTTCTTTTCCTTCGCGGGAAATATAACATATCCAGTAAAAAAAGATGCACAGGGAACAAAGGATGATTCTCATCTCGTTGTTAACTTAATACCTCTTGAAAAAATAATAGTGGAAACAGATTGTCCCTACCTTAGTCCTCAAAAATTTCGAGGAAAACGAAATGAGCCTGCTTTTATTTCTTCAACGCTTGAATTTCTTGCGGAACTTCGAGGAATATCTTTCGAAGAATTAGAAAGAAAAACACAAAAAACATCACAAGAGATTTTTTCTCTTTTTAAGGTTTGA
- a CDS encoding ferredoxin — MGIKRVIFTQKRSDCVGCGTCAQIDSKKFSMNKEDGKADLLGSKRKGEYSLLELDEFEKEKAKKCSKSCPVGIIRLEE; from the coding sequence ATGGGAATTAAGCGGGTGATATTTACACAAAAAAGATCGGATTGTGTTGGTTGTGGAACATGTGCTCAAATTGATTCGAAAAAGTTTTCTATGAATAAAGAAGATGGAAAGGCTGATCTTTTGGGTTCGAAAAGAAAAGGAGAATACTCACTTCTTGAACTTGATGAATTTGAAAAAGAAAAAGCAAAAAAATGTTCTAAAAGTTGTCCTGTTGGAATTATTCGTTTGGAAGAATAG